Part of the Thermococcus barossii genome is shown below.
AGGAGGCTTGACGCGTTTAGGGCCATTTATGAAGCCTGGAGGGAGAAATCGTGAGGAATTTAAGAAACAAGGTTTCGGTAGTCCTTCTCGTCCTGATGGCCGCTTTCCTGATGGCGGACCAGAACCTTCTTCCCCCGAACTACCAGCAGATAATGGCCGAGTTCGGGATAAGCGAAACCCAGATGGGGCTCGTTTCAACGATATTCGTCGCCACGAGCGCTCTGATAACAATAGTCTGGGGTTTCCTCTCGGACATAAAGGGCAGGAAAAAGCTCCTGGTCATAGGCGTCCTCCTCGGCGAGATACCGTGCTTCTTAACGGCCTTCGTCAACAGCTACTACGAACTGCTACTCATGAGGCTCTTCACCGGAATCGGAGTCGGCTCGATAATCCCGATAGGCTACTCCCTGATAGCAGACATGTTCTCCAGCGAGGAGCGCGGGAAGGGCTACGCCTTCATACAGACTGCCTTCGGCTTCGGAACCCTCTTCGGGATGATAATGGCCGGCCTGATAGCCAGCTGGAGGGTTCCCTTCATCCTCGCCTCGGTTCCCAACTTCATCCTCGCACCGCTCTTCTACGCCATAGCGGAGGAGCCGAAGAGGGGCGCCGGTGAGGAGGAGGTCCGGAGGCTCATCGAGCACGGCGTGGAGTACACCTACCGGCTGAGCTGGGAAGCCGTCAGAAAGTCATTCAAGACCAGGACAAACCTCCTGATATTCCTCCAGGGATTGGCCGGAACGGTTCCCTGGGGCGTCCTCATGTACTGGCTGGTCTCGTTCCTTATCGTGACGAGGGGCATGGAGAAGGACACCGCCACCTTCGTCCTGCTGATACTGGGAATAGCGACCGTCATAGGGACCCTCGTAGGGGGCTACGTGGGAGACTACTTCGAGAGGAGAAGCCCAGGTGGAAGGGCGCTAGTGACGGGGATAGCGGTGTTCCTCGGCATGATAGCCGCGATAGGGGTAATCCTCTACCCGCTCCCTCCCCACCTCTCCTTCGAGGGCTGGCTCGCACTGGCTGTCTACTCCATACTCTTCCTCCAGCTCGTCAGCTTCGCCGGACCGAACGTCACAGCAATAATCTCCCAGGTGAACCTGCCGGAGGACAGGGGGACCGTCTTCGGGGTGTTCAACATCATAGACAACGTCGGAAAGGCCCTGGGCCCACTCTTCGGCGGGTTCCTCATCGAAACCCTGAGGAGCAGAGGCTACACCAACGCCCAGGCGTACGAGTACACCCTCGTCATAGGCTCGCTCTTCTGGACGCTCTGCGCCCTCGTCTGGTTCTGGATAAGGCGGCAGTATCCCAGGGACAGGGAGGAGGTCAGGGCAACACTGAGGAAACGGGCCGAGACACTGCTCGGAGGTGATGTCGCTTGAAGCCGATTCTCCTGGCGAAGGCCAGGTTTAGAGGTGCCTCCCCGGAGGAATTCCGGGAACTTCTGAAGGAGACGCTCGGCTTCGATGTTGGAATGCCCTTCGAGGGCGTTGAGAGAATACTCTGCATCCAGCCACACCCGGACGACTGCGAGCTTGCCATAGGCGGAACCCTGGCGAGGCTCTCCCGGGAGGGGAAGGAGGTGGAATACCTCACCCTGACCGACGGTTCTGCAGGGAGCAGGGAGCTCCCGCCAGAAGAGTTAAGGAAAGTCCGGAGGAGGGAACAGGAGAGGGCGGCGGAGATAATAGGGGTTAAAAAACTCCTCTGGCTCGGTTACACCGACACGAAGTTGCCCTACAGCGATGACGTCAGGGAAGAACTCATCGGCATAATCCGCTCTGAGAGGCCGGACCTGGTGCTGGCCCCGGACCCCTGGCTCCCCTACGAGGTTCATCCGGACCACAGGAAAGCCGGTCTCCTGGCGGGGGAGGCGGCCTTCTTCTCGGCCCTTCCGAACGTGGGCGAAGGAAATCCCTGGGACGTCCCGCTCCTCGGCTTCTACTACACGGACAACCCGAACCACATTGAGGATGTTACCGGTTTCCTCAAGCTCAAGCTGAAGGCGCTGAAGGCCCATGAAAGCCAGTTCAAGGAGGACTGGAATTCGTGGGAGGTCTTCGTGAGGAGCGTCGCCAGGTTTTACGGGGAGATCGGTGGCTTCAAGTACGGTGAGGGGCTGAGGATCCTCCCAACAGTTTTGTTCCATGCCAATCCTCTCGCGGGGGTGCTCTGAGTGAGGATAGCCTTCATCGGGGCAGGGAGCATATTCACCCCCCTCGGCCTCTACACGATAGCCACCAGCGAAACGCTAAGCAACGCCGAGGTCTACCTCGTCGAGATAGACGACGACAGGAGGAGGTTCGTGACAGCGCTGGCGGAGAAGATAGGGAAGACCTTCAGGGCTGGATTCAAGGTTACCCCTCTGAAAGAGGCCGAAGAACTTGAGAAGTACGGTCTCGACTACGCCGTCATCTCGGTGGAGAAGGAGAGGTACGAGCGCTGGAGGCTGGACTTCGAAATCCCCCACAGGCACGGGATAAAGCAGGTTCTCGGGGAGAACGGGGGGCTGGGCGGCCTGGCGCACACCCTCCGTGTTGTTCCGCTGGTTCTGGGAATCGCCAGACGGATAGAGGACATCAACAGGGATGCGGCGGTTTTCATATACTCCAACCCCGAGCCGAGGGTGACCTACGCGGTTCTCAACTACACCGGGCTCAGAAACGTCTACGGGCTCTGCACGGGATACCTTGAGAGGAAGGAGATGCTCGCCCCCCTCCTGAAGGTGGACGAGCGGGAGATAAACTTCACCGCCGCCGGACTCAACCACTTCACGTGGATAAGGGAGCTCTGGGTGAGGGGCGAGGATGCCTATCCGAGGCTCAAGGAGGCACTGGAGAGGAAACCGGAGTTCGAACCCCTGAGCCAGCTGCTCTACAGGGCCTACGGGCTCTTCCCCTCTCCGGACGACAACCACATAGGCGAGTACCTGAGCTTTGCCTGGCCGCTCGTTCCCGATGAAAAGAAGGGCCTGAAATGGATAGAGCGGACGAAGAGGGAAGGGGAAGAGGTAAGAAAGTTACTGAGGCTCTTCCTGAGGGGTCTCGTCCCGAAGTTCGCCTTCAACCGTTTCGTGAAGTTCCCGGACGTTGCGATGAACGTCGTGGAGGGGCTTGAGGGGGCGGAGAAACTTCAGGAGGCGATAAACATCCCCAACAGGGGCTACATAGACCTGCCGGAGGGCACGGTGGTCGAGGTTCCGGCAAGGGTCTCCCCGAAGGGTGTAAAACCGCTCCGCGTTCGGCTCCCGAGGGAGACCCTGGTTCCGCTCAAAGTTCAGGCGGAGATACAGAGGCTTTCAAGCGAGGGGGCGGCGGAGGGGAACGTTGAAAAGGTTGTAAAAGCAGTGCTCCTCGACCCCGTTGTCCACGACGCGGAGGCCGGTCTCAGGGCGATGGCCGAGCTAATGAAAGCTCACCTTGATGCCCTGCCGCAGTTCGATGAGGG
Proteins encoded:
- a CDS encoding MFS transporter, whose amino-acid sequence is MADQNLLPPNYQQIMAEFGISETQMGLVSTIFVATSALITIVWGFLSDIKGRKKLLVIGVLLGEIPCFLTAFVNSYYELLLMRLFTGIGVGSIIPIGYSLIADMFSSEERGKGYAFIQTAFGFGTLFGMIMAGLIASWRVPFILASVPNFILAPLFYAIAEEPKRGAGEEEVRRLIEHGVEYTYRLSWEAVRKSFKTRTNLLIFLQGLAGTVPWGVLMYWLVSFLIVTRGMEKDTATFVLLILGIATVIGTLVGGYVGDYFERRSPGGRALVTGIAVFLGMIAAIGVILYPLPPHLSFEGWLALAVYSILFLQLVSFAGPNVTAIISQVNLPEDRGTVFGVFNIIDNVGKALGPLFGGFLIETLRSRGYTNAQAYEYTLVIGSLFWTLCALVWFWIRRQYPRDREEVRATLRKRAETLLGGDVA
- a CDS encoding PIG-L deacetylase family protein — encoded protein: MKPILLAKARFRGASPEEFRELLKETLGFDVGMPFEGVERILCIQPHPDDCELAIGGTLARLSREGKEVEYLTLTDGSAGSRELPPEELRKVRRREQERAAEIIGVKKLLWLGYTDTKLPYSDDVREELIGIIRSERPDLVLAPDPWLPYEVHPDHRKAGLLAGEAAFFSALPNVGEGNPWDVPLLGFYYTDNPNHIEDVTGFLKLKLKALKAHESQFKEDWNSWEVFVRSVARFYGEIGGFKYGEGLRILPTVLFHANPLAGVL
- a CDS encoding family 4 glycosyl hydrolase, whose protein sequence is MRIAFIGAGSIFTPLGLYTIATSETLSNAEVYLVEIDDDRRRFVTALAEKIGKTFRAGFKVTPLKEAEELEKYGLDYAVISVEKERYERWRLDFEIPHRHGIKQVLGENGGLGGLAHTLRVVPLVLGIARRIEDINRDAAVFIYSNPEPRVTYAVLNYTGLRNVYGLCTGYLERKEMLAPLLKVDEREINFTAAGLNHFTWIRELWVRGEDAYPRLKEALERKPEFEPLSQLLYRAYGLFPSPDDNHIGEYLSFAWPLVPDEKKGLKWIERTKREGEEVRKLLRLFLRGLVPKFAFNRFVKFPDVAMNVVEGLEGAEKLQEAINIPNRGYIDLPEGTVVEVPARVSPKGVKPLRVRLPRETLVPLKVQAEIQRLSSEGAAEGNVEKVVKAVLLDPVVHDAEAGLRAMAELMKAHLDALPQFDEGDVEVVERTIRA